The following proteins are co-located in the Myroides profundi genome:
- a CDS encoding TolC family protein, with protein sequence MKRLDLRDYFSVVGGILFFIGMSSSVYAQESLSFTDAYNKMYQDNSLIKAVEKQEEVHHYKWQATKGLRYPSVRAFGGGLYLSKSLGVDLNGLKNGIGDFIHLPNPDVLGNWSKSFNKKDMVFGGFMATWPLYTGGKINAAIKAHEIESKIGEKELEKTKNKLITELAQRYYSVKLAEEAVAVRRTVLEGMNKHLHDATKLEEHGMIAAVEKMSADVAVSEANRQLDGALKDAKLARLALANTLEVDEVTATLDSDFFSIPQLENVDFFQGSAVENYPELQKLVLQKELADQGVKVKQSANYPTVFGFGQTILAHNNPILIGEKDSKPWVVGIGVSYTLFEGFKNKNEIKAAKATRESVELFETKAKSDVKMLVAKLYQDIQKQEDQIKNLNVQEKLAVEYLRVRTKAFSEGFATSTEVVDAEMNLSGVRLMKLQANYNYAIGVASLFEVAGLSHDFLQYTK encoded by the coding sequence ATGAAGCGATTAGATTTAAGGGATTATTTCTCTGTAGTAGGAGGAATATTATTCTTTATAGGTATGTCTAGTTCTGTGTATGCACAGGAGAGTCTGTCATTTACAGATGCGTATAATAAGATGTATCAAGATAATAGTCTTATTAAGGCAGTAGAGAAACAGGAAGAAGTACACCATTATAAATGGCAAGCTACTAAGGGGCTACGCTATCCTTCTGTGCGTGCTTTCGGAGGAGGACTATATCTTAGCAAATCGTTAGGAGTAGATCTAAATGGGTTAAAGAATGGAATAGGAGATTTCATTCATTTACCTAATCCAGATGTCTTAGGTAATTGGTCTAAGTCATTTAATAAAAAAGATATGGTCTTCGGTGGGTTTATGGCTACTTGGCCTCTTTATACAGGAGGAAAGATTAATGCTGCTATAAAGGCACATGAGATAGAGAGTAAAATAGGAGAGAAAGAGTTAGAAAAAACGAAGAATAAGTTAATCACTGAATTAGCACAGCGCTATTATTCTGTGAAGTTAGCTGAAGAAGCTGTGGCTGTAAGAAGAACAGTCTTAGAGGGGATGAATAAACATCTACACGATGCGACTAAGCTAGAGGAACACGGTATGATAGCAGCTGTAGAAAAGATGAGTGCTGATGTGGCGGTATCAGAAGCTAATAGACAGCTAGATGGAGCGCTAAAAGATGCTAAATTAGCAAGGTTAGCCTTAGCAAATACATTAGAAGTAGATGAAGTAACAGCTACGTTAGACAGTGATTTCTTTTCGATACCTCAGTTAGAGAACGTTGATTTCTTTCAGGGTTCTGCTGTAGAAAATTATCCAGAACTACAAAAATTAGTATTGCAAAAAGAGCTAGCTGATCAAGGGGTTAAAGTAAAGCAATCTGCTAATTATCCAACAGTATTTGGATTCGGACAAACAATATTAGCACATAATAACCCTATCTTAATAGGAGAGAAAGATAGTAAGCCGTGGGTAGTAGGGATAGGTGTTAGTTATACGTTATTCGAAGGATTTAAAAACAAGAATGAGATTAAAGCTGCTAAAGCAACTAGAGAAAGCGTAGAATTATTCGAAACAAAAGCGAAGAGTGATGTGAAGATGCTAGTAGCTAAGCTGTATCAAGATATTCAAAAACAGGAAGATCAGATTAAGAATCTTAATGTACAAGAGAAATTAGCAGTGGAGTATCTACGTGTTAGAACTAAAGCATTCTCAGAAGGTTTTGCAACATCAACAGAGGTAGTGGATGCTGAGATGAATCTGTCTGGTGTAAGACTAATGAAACTACAAGCCAATTATAATTATGCTATAGGGGTGGCATCCCTTTTCGAAGTAGCAGGATTAAGTCATGATTTTTTACAATACACAAAATAA
- a CDS encoding HlyD family secretion protein has translation MKNKVVSAMVAIVIVLLILIISLWYMSAPSESYIQGQVDATQINVASKIPGRVEDILVKEGQQVKAGELLLKISTPEIDAKLLQAESAKQAAQAMDAKANKGARGEEVSATYNMWQQAKAGAELAEKTYNRVENLYKEKVVPAQKRDEAYTQFKASQEVEKAAYAKYQMVQKGARVEDKAAALAMVGQAQGAVNEVLSLKGEGDVKAPQQGEVLTIMPNKGEIVNSGYPVVNLVDLSDVWVYFNIKENLMPKFKMGSKFTAKFPALGDEMVELEVQYIAAQGDYATWTATKTKGDFDMKTFLIKAYPTKKVEGLRPGMSALVLESSLK, from the coding sequence ATGAAAAATAAAGTTGTAAGTGCAATGGTTGCTATCGTTATAGTGCTTTTAATTTTAATTATATCACTATGGTATATGAGTGCACCATCAGAATCCTATATTCAAGGACAGGTAGATGCTACACAGATTAATGTGGCTTCTAAGATACCTGGACGTGTAGAAGATATTTTAGTAAAGGAGGGACAACAAGTTAAAGCTGGGGAGTTATTATTAAAAATAAGCACTCCTGAGATAGATGCTAAACTACTACAGGCAGAATCAGCTAAACAGGCTGCACAAGCTATGGATGCTAAAGCAAATAAAGGAGCAAGAGGTGAAGAAGTCTCTGCGACTTATAATATGTGGCAACAAGCAAAAGCTGGAGCAGAGTTAGCAGAGAAGACTTATAATCGTGTAGAGAATTTATATAAAGAGAAAGTAGTACCAGCTCAAAAAAGAGATGAGGCATATACACAGTTTAAGGCTTCACAAGAAGTAGAGAAAGCGGCTTATGCTAAGTATCAAATGGTACAAAAAGGAGCTCGTGTAGAGGATAAAGCTGCAGCATTAGCTATGGTAGGACAGGCACAAGGTGCTGTAAATGAAGTGTTGTCTCTGAAAGGAGAAGGTGATGTAAAAGCTCCACAACAAGGAGAAGTATTGACTATCATGCCTAATAAAGGTGAGATAGTGAATTCTGGTTACCCAGTGGTTAATCTAGTAGATTTGTCAGATGTATGGGTATATTTCAATATCAAAGAGAACCTAATGCCTAAGTTTAAGATGGGAAGCAAGTTTACTGCTAAATTCCCTGCTCTAGGGGATGAGATGGTAGAACTAGAAGTACAGTATATCGCTGCTCAAGGGGATTATGCTACTTGGACTGCTACGAAAACAAAAGGTGATTTTGATATGAAAACATTCTTAATTAAAGCTTACCCAACTAAGAAGGTAGAAGGTCTTAGACCAGGTATGAGTGCTTTAGTATTAGAAAGTAGTTTGAAATAG
- a CDS encoding ABC transporter permease: MFTSPRLLVLMIGVPVMLFYFYSSLLSQGISRDLPVTLLDLDKSKLSRQLGRMIDATASMDIAYEVSDALEGQQTIRRGDSFALIIIPKDFQKNAQKGVYTNVVCYYNGQYLLPAGLIQRDFQMVAGNLAAGAKIISLQQSGLMSEQAVATVVPTGTNSHVLYNPYTSYGYYLTLAFMPMSFQIIIMVISIYVFGSVLRYNKGKELLEQSNDKVFVAVISRILPYTLLFCLMGFMMNSLLYYRIGVPFKGNFFVINLFFCSFVVVCQSMAFFMASIMSSLRTALTIGGSYAALAFSFAGYTFPPEGMSAFIRGFNYIFPFHSYMRFTVDYAIKGFQYNNTQQNYIITLAIFVCVGLLCIPLYYKKLKKGGYDV; encoded by the coding sequence ATGTTTACATCACCGCGGTTGCTTGTCTTGATGATAGGTGTACCTGTGATGTTATTCTATTTTTATTCGTCACTGCTGAGTCAAGGGATTTCACGAGATCTCCCAGTTACTTTATTAGATTTAGATAAAAGTAAATTGTCTCGTCAGTTAGGGCGTATGATTGATGCTACAGCTAGTATGGACATTGCTTATGAGGTAAGTGATGCGCTAGAAGGTCAGCAGACGATTAGAAGAGGAGATTCTTTTGCTCTAATTATTATACCAAAGGATTTTCAGAAGAATGCTCAGAAAGGCGTTTATACTAATGTAGTGTGTTACTATAATGGGCAATATCTATTGCCTGCAGGACTAATACAAAGAGACTTCCAGATGGTAGCCGGTAATCTAGCAGCTGGGGCAAAGATTATAAGTTTACAACAGAGTGGACTGATGTCAGAACAGGCTGTAGCTACTGTAGTTCCTACAGGGACGAATAGTCATGTACTGTACAATCCTTATACAAGTTATGGATACTATCTGACACTTGCTTTTATGCCGATGTCATTTCAGATTATTATTATGGTCATCTCTATCTATGTTTTTGGATCTGTGTTGAGATATAATAAAGGAAAAGAATTATTAGAACAGAGTAATGATAAGGTATTCGTAGCGGTGATAAGTAGAATATTACCCTATACATTATTGTTCTGTTTAATGGGGTTCATGATGAATAGTTTACTTTATTACCGAATCGGAGTTCCTTTTAAAGGAAACTTCTTCGTTATTAATTTATTCTTCTGTTCTTTCGTAGTGGTATGTCAGAGTATGGCCTTCTTTATGGCTTCTATTATGTCTAGCCTTAGAACAGCATTGACTATAGGAGGATCTTATGCAGCTCTAGCCTTTTCTTTTGCTGGATATACATTCCCACCAGAAGGGATGAGCGCATTCATAAGAGGGTTTAATTATATTTTTCCATTCCACTCTTATATGCGTTTTACAGTTGATTATGCTATTAAAGGATTTCAATATAATAATACACAACAGAATTACATCATTACACTTGCGATATTTGTATGTGTAGGATTGTTGTGTATCCCATTGTACTATAAAAAATTGAAGAAAGGAGGATACGATGTTTAA
- a CDS encoding ABC transporter permease, with translation MFKGLIANFALITEACKREFKLIFSDSAVVMSYMLSFMLVGFFYSYVYSHENFDDLPVAIVDHDQAKLGQQVSRMIDATHQLKVVYHTSDFDAAKEVYDKGEIRGIIMIPKDFTRDMQKGEVPSISVYADASYMLYYKQTIGAVMVSMGTFNAQVEVNKAMAKSTPMDQAIATRRPFNVTAVPLYNINVGYATFVIPVVFIIALQTLQLTGMGIMGGTLRQNGMFAQVFSYAEKRRFSNVFLTLGRALTYLIISMILLLVGLLIIMHVYNLPQRGNIFEIMVFLIPVILSITFMGMTLVNFFKRREEAIMSVTVFSIPALMLSGTSWPTIAFPAWIKGVSVLVPSTLGVKGFISLTQFGASLTEISDVFIKMWGICIFYFIFAVWTNRRLRQTKTTNSI, from the coding sequence ATGTTTAAAGGTCTAATAGCTAACTTCGCTTTAATTACAGAAGCGTGTAAACGAGAGTTTAAACTAATCTTTTCGGATTCGGCTGTAGTGATGTCCTATATGCTATCTTTTATGTTAGTAGGATTTTTCTACTCTTATGTTTATTCACATGAGAACTTTGATGACTTACCTGTAGCAATTGTAGATCACGATCAGGCTAAGTTAGGGCAACAGGTTAGTAGAATGATAGATGCTACACATCAGTTAAAGGTAGTGTATCATACAAGTGATTTTGATGCGGCTAAGGAAGTATATGATAAAGGTGAAATTAGAGGTATTATTATGATACCAAAGGATTTTACTCGTGATATGCAAAAGGGAGAAGTACCATCTATCTCTGTATATGCAGATGCGTCTTATATGCTCTATTATAAGCAAACTATAGGAGCTGTGATGGTCTCTATGGGAACGTTCAATGCGCAAGTAGAAGTGAACAAGGCAATGGCTAAAAGTACGCCAATGGATCAGGCTATTGCTACTAGACGTCCATTTAATGTCACAGCTGTACCTCTTTATAATATTAATGTAGGATATGCTACATTCGTTATCCCAGTAGTGTTTATCATTGCGTTACAAACATTACAATTAACAGGTATGGGGATTATGGGAGGAACACTTCGTCAGAATGGGATGTTTGCTCAGGTCTTCTCTTATGCTGAAAAAAGACGTTTTAGCAATGTTTTTTTAACTTTAGGAAGAGCCTTGACTTATTTGATTATTTCAATGATATTACTTTTAGTAGGATTGCTTATTATCATGCATGTTTATAATTTGCCCCAACGAGGAAATATATTTGAGATTATGGTCTTTTTGATTCCTGTTATCTTGTCTATTACCTTTATGGGAATGACTTTAGTCAACTTCTTTAAAAGAAGAGAAGAGGCGATTATGAGTGTTACGGTATTCTCTATTCCAGCTCTAATGCTTAGTGGTACTTCATGGCCTACAATAGCCTTTCCAGCTTGGATAAAAGGTGTTTCTGTATTGGTACCAAGTACGTTAGGAGTAAAAGGATTTATATCTCTTACACAGTTCGGAGCATCACTGACAGAAATTAGCGATGTCTTTATTAAAATGTGGGGTATTTGTATTTTTTATTTTATCTTTGCAGTCTGGACCAACAGAAGGTTAAGACAAACGAAAACAACTAATTCAATATAG
- a CDS encoding DUF6929 family protein, which produces MKQIALELLFQILGIGAASGLVYNDNQLHIISDNSTYFYHYSLENNHLYKTSLSSDNLSQENIEKAIKPDYEAITTDGLNYYIFGSGSKPNRINLVEVNGLTHEVLSENELDILYDSMKSFANLSEADFNIEGVIFDNDLWYFFNRGNGPKGANGVFVVKGNNILNDFQITYTPIKLPKLNKVQTSFTDAIKVEDKIYFLAAAEDGQSTYADGEIKGTILGRIDTKKLKVEKTLTISNTHKFEGLTLYSQEGKNLEFLLCEDPDNDKNESGIYKLNIKN; this is translated from the coding sequence ATGAAACAAATTGCACTTGAACTACTTTTTCAGATATTAGGCATTGGAGCTGCATCTGGCTTAGTGTATAATGACAACCAACTCCATATCATTTCTGACAACTCCACTTACTTCTATCACTATAGTTTAGAGAATAATCATCTTTATAAAACGTCTTTATCAAGTGACAATCTAAGTCAAGAGAATATAGAGAAAGCTATTAAACCTGATTATGAAGCAATCACTACAGATGGGTTAAACTACTATATTTTTGGTTCTGGCTCTAAACCGAATAGAATAAACTTAGTAGAAGTAAACGGACTGACGCACGAAGTCCTTTCAGAAAACGAACTAGACATACTATATGATTCTATGAAGAGTTTTGCTAATCTAAGTGAAGCGGACTTTAATATAGAAGGTGTAATTTTTGACAACGATCTATGGTATTTCTTTAATCGAGGAAATGGACCTAAAGGTGCTAATGGAGTATTCGTAGTAAAGGGTAACAATATTCTAAATGATTTTCAAATCACTTATACGCCTATCAAATTACCAAAACTTAATAAAGTACAGACTAGCTTTACAGACGCTATTAAAGTAGAAGACAAGATATACTTCTTAGCTGCTGCAGAAGATGGTCAATCAACCTATGCTGATGGAGAAATAAAAGGAACTATACTAGGACGTATAGATACCAAAAAATTAAAAGTAGAAAAGACACTAACCATAAGTAACACACATAAATTCGAAGGATTAACTTTATATAGTCAAGAAGGAAAAAACTTAGAATTCTTACTATGTGAGGACCCTGATAATGACAAGAACGAATCAGGAATATACAAATTAAATATAAAAAACTAA
- a CDS encoding PPK2 family polyphosphate kinase: MNIEEKYRIDNKVELEKLSTVPDLNLSMTKAFRKVEKLSRNLGKFQDVMYAHNRYSVLICIQGMDTAGKDSLIREVFKAFNARGVVVQSFKKPTSYELEHDYIWRHYVTLPERGKFTVFNRSHYENVLISRVHPQVVLNERIPGINKAEDITEEFWDKRYEEINNFEKHISNNGVIVLKFFLHLSKKEQKKRILRRLEKEKHNWKFEPSDIKEREYWDDYQKYYEEAINRTSTAECPWYVLPADDKAYCRYVFAKILEEVFNKYDDIKLPKLDPEIQKDLDMYIEKLKNEE; encoded by the coding sequence ATGAATATAGAAGAAAAATATAGAATAGACAACAAAGTTGAATTAGAAAAATTATCAACTGTACCTGATTTGAATTTATCAATGACGAAGGCATTTCGAAAAGTAGAAAAACTGAGTCGTAACTTAGGTAAGTTTCAGGATGTGATGTATGCTCATAATCGTTATAGCGTATTAATCTGTATACAAGGAATGGATACTGCTGGAAAAGACAGTTTGATTAGAGAAGTTTTTAAAGCTTTTAACGCTAGAGGGGTAGTGGTACAAAGTTTTAAGAAACCTACGTCTTATGAATTAGAGCATGATTATATATGGAGGCATTATGTGACCTTGCCTGAGAGAGGGAAGTTTACTGTGTTTAATCGTAGTCATTATGAGAATGTATTGATTTCTAGAGTTCACCCACAAGTAGTTTTAAATGAAAGAATACCCGGTATTAATAAAGCAGAAGATATAACAGAAGAGTTTTGGGACAAACGTTATGAAGAGATAAATAACTTTGAGAAACATATTAGTAATAATGGAGTAATAGTCTTGAAGTTCTTTTTGCACTTAAGTAAGAAGGAGCAGAAGAAAAGAATATTACGTCGATTAGAAAAAGAAAAACACAATTGGAAGTTTGAGCCTAGTGATATTAAAGAAAGAGAGTATTGGGATGACTATCAAAAGTATTATGAAGAGGCTATTAATAGGACATCTACAGCAGAATGCCCATGGTATGTATTACCTGCTGATGATAAGGCTTATTGTCGTTATGTGTTTGCTAAGATATTAGAAGAAGTATTTAATAAATATGACGATATCAAATTACCTAAACTAGACCCTGAGATTCAAAAGGATCTGGATATGTATATTGAGAAATTAAAAAATGAAGAGTAA